Part of the Haliotis asinina isolate JCU_RB_2024 chromosome 8, JCU_Hal_asi_v2, whole genome shotgun sequence genome is shown below.
tACAGCTAGCACACGTTGCATCATACAGTCAAATCCGGTATGTACCAGCTGGGTTATACTGACAAGCATGAACTCGAATTACAGTACCTTAAGCACATTTTAAGGGGGTGGTGATGAAACAAGGCGTCAATATTACCTTTGCGGTACATAATATAACATCTGATCTCTATAGTTTATTTATCCAACACATAAAAACTTTAATATTGataacaaaaaaacataaaaaccaCAGAACGTTTATCATGGGTTTGTTACAGTTATTGTTGGTTTCATAAGTTTGCCCTCCCTTTGAAATAATGAACTGGTCCATTCTAAAGACCCGGATGTTAACCTCGCAATGCGTGCGAGGCTATTTCATCAGACTCAGTTCGGAAAGGGAGACGTGCAACGTGGAGCGGAGATTCTGCCGTTCTTAGTCAGCGCCATCATAGAGCTACAGTTGTGTATATCTTAGTTAAACTTTGCCAAAATGTCGGACGAGAATACAAATCACGACGAAAAGGTACCGATCAAGGAGGCCGATGCTGTAAATGCAGAAGTCGACCTTGATGACTCGAAAGCGAAATTTCTGAATGGCGGTAAAGGCATGGACGAGTCCCATGTCGAAATTGAAGTTCCCTCTGAATCGAACGAATCTTTTGCTGGCCTGGGGAAAGATGAACTGATGCAGTATGTCAACGATCCTTTTTGGAAACGACTTCGTATCATCTTGTTCGTCCTCTTTTGGGTCGGCTGGATTGCGATGCTGGCGGCAGCCATTATCATCATCGTCCTGGCTCCTCGATGCGCATACCGCCCCGACCTGAAGTGGTATAACAAAGAGGTCGTCTACAGCGTATACCCGAAGAGTTTCATGGACAGTGATAAGGATGGAAAGGGAGATCTCGAGGGTAAGTTTTGAAAAAAGTGTATGTGTAGATTCATACAAAATCCTATAATTTTCATGGAAATCTGACCTCTTGGACTTGCATGTCTAGCTATCATAAGCATGATTGCTATGACAATGGAGGTCCATATATGGCTTAATTAGATTTTCAGCTGAGGTCAGCGATCAGTCGCTCAGTCTGTGAATGTATACATACTTGGAGATACGGAGTGGCTACTCAGAGATCACTAGAACTCTTGTAGGATAATCCTATGTGCTGGGGAAGGGCTACACTTTCCTGAGAATGCCGCGGTCCCCAAAGGCGCAACGACCACGGCACTGACATATACTCTCTGCTGTGTTGGGGTTTCGCGGATGTTCATCATAATCCAGGACCTATTAATTACGTTCAACATAAGGGTTAGGCCCCAACTCCACTCTCACTACTGTCATATCAAAGTAACTCCAaaccaaaccctaaccctaatctAATGATTTCAAGGATGGCAGGTGTCCAGTATTCTGTAATCTAGCCAGTTACATAACAAAACAGAGTTAACACAACAACAAGGAGAGTTCTGTGCATATGCAACTTTTAAATATAATATGAGGACATTTCTttatatggcattttaagaatGTGGGATGCTCTGTAGGCCTAGTCTTTCAGAGACCCAGATAAGCTGCATATCCTTGTAAGTTACCCATAGAAAATTTTCAAATTCACAGTGAAAAATAAGAAAAGTGTACCAATTAAACAttgaaattgttcaaaacatatgcatactgttgtatttataaaaataatgaGGATGAAAAAGACATTGATTGCTATTATGTTGTACTgtagtataggactagtgttgtactgtcagaacagtgatttttttataaaaatcaATTCCATTATAGTTAAGCTGGTTTTGCCTTGGTATGACTTAAATCAGTATATACCTGCTTAGTAAACGTACATAGTGataatgatatatacatgtatgtaggggagtaaaacaactgaaacacccacatgtttgaaaggagtGGATAACAGAAACTGAAATGCCCACTATTCATAATTCCCACTCCAAAAGATACAGGAGATACAGTACCCACATGAGCTAAATCCTATCTGGAGGTCTGATGGTTAATTGtttggagtattgctaaagctTGCTCTTTTCTTAGAAAGTGTATCACTTCAGCATATTATCAGTAAACTTACCAAAATACTAATATACATTCAAATTATCATTTGCTTTGTTCATCAATTGCAGGCATTAATTCCAAGTCGGCCTACATTACTGATGATGTAGGAGCTAAAGTCCTTTCACTTGGATCCATCTACAAGAAAGACACAGGCAATGGAATCATTGATCACAAGGATGTTGACCCAGTGCTGGGCTCAATAGAACAGTTGGATGCCATGTTGGCCAAGTTCAAGAAAACAGGTAATTAGTATGAGATAGTGAATGTAATTGTCAGATGTTCACACAACTTCAAGAAGTCTTGAATAGTGAAAACATCTTGGCAGGAAGACCTTTAGATCACATGGTATTCATAGTTTTCTTTAACTTTCGACATCAGCATATATGTGTATCACATGTTGTGTTGAGTTTAAAAGACATTGTGTTACCCCCAAGGTACATGTAATACATACTTTGTATGGCTGAGCATTTGTAGCAATCTTACTTTTTGTAGCCAATGTTGAGGAAACCATCCAGTACCCAACAAGTAAGTTAGAATGTTCCTATGCttgacatgtttgtgtgtgattGTCCTTGCAACACGTCTGATTCATTTGTAATGTTTACTTTAGGTGTGAAGATTGTCTTGGACTTTGTTCCAAACCATACAAGCAAGAACAGCACCTGGTTCATGGAATCCAGGAAAGACAAGAGTTCCAAGTATGCTGACTACTACGTGTGGGCTGATGCCAAGAATGGCGGACCGCCAAACAACTGGGTAGGAACCTGAACCCCATACATAACCATGACCAAAACGTCTTCCTTGACAGTTATGATATTGtgtcttgagcatgtactagttgcatggatatgtgttcTATATAACTATCCACTAATAATTTATAAGTAAAAATGaaagagaaatatttttgttaacAAAACATGCTAATTGGCCTTTAAATGTAGATGTATTGAGGTTTAGAGGTCTTTCAAGAGAAAAAGATATTTGAGTCTAAGTGTAATGTGTTGTATTACATAAGTTCCCTAAACACTTGTGACCAGTGAGAGCCAATCTTTCAATGCACCTaatgtaaaaatatttattcctcAGTGATTTTTAGTTTCCGGCTGGttcttttatttattgttttttcgTGGGTTTAGACAAAAAAAACTACTTGTGtgttaaatgtattttctcCAAGCTCTCTCCACATCCTGACTAGTCTGAGGTTTCAAGTACGATTGGCTTTTGTGTTCCAGAAAAACGTGAATGGTGGCTCTGCATGGCAGCTGGACTCCACCCGCAATCAGTACTACTTGTGCCAGACTGGCCCCGAGTACCCTGACCTCAACCTGGAGAACAGCGATGTTATGATGGAGATGAAGGTCAGACTTGCTCCTACTCTCTGCTGTCACTGTGTCATGTGTTGCATGTTTTGTTATGGACATTACATTGGGATGAAACCTTGAATTTTGATACCCCAAAGGTTACCTTTGGTAGACATGCCAATGCAGTATGCAGTCCGACTATTGCATATTGCAAGATCCAAGATACTacttatctgagttgaaatgtGATACATTCTTATGTAGGAGGCTTTTCATCACTTTCAAGgcaacatttgaaatgacttgTGGACCCTCAATGAGTAATACTAAAAGATATTTTGAAAGCACTATGACTGTGATCTGTTGAAAGCCTCATGGTATTAAAAGGTATTCCATTGAATTTTCACCTTGAGTTTTGTTTGTTCATATTTCAAGGTACTCATGTGGACTTTTTTTGCTTGACAGGAAGTTTTGAAGTTCTGGCTTGGCAGAGGAATCGCAGGATTCAACCTGAAGGATGCCAGCCTACTTGTAGAGAACCTGAACACGACAGACCCAGATGATGAATCGGTAAGTCAGAAccaaatacaaaaaaaataatttaggTTCACATTCGTTTGAGCTTTGCTTGcgataaaaggcaactatgcttgtagtaagagatgactaatagtatcaggtggtcatgacttggttgacatgtcattggttctaaattgtgcagatcaatgttcatgctgttgatcccagCATTGTctgagactcgattatttacagaccgccgccatatagctggaatattgctgagtgctacgtaaaactaaactcaatcactcactcactccaaactgTGTTAAGCCTTAAGGACAAGTTGTTATTTTTAGAGGGAGTTCTGTATAGTTTTAGGTATTGGTTGAAATCTGACAAGTGATGATTGCTTCAATGACAACAAACAGTCCTCAAAAAAGTTTGGTTagcatcatttttcagatttgccTATACAGGTAGTTATTGCAGGTATGTATGACATAATGCAACTTGCTGCTTTAAAGCGGTGACTTGTTTaaaatgaacataaacttcctggagtcttcaagaaatattcagtcatgaggTTTTGGTgattaaaaatacacacattttCAGGCCTTGACAAGGATATGTTCctttgtcaagtgtttcaaacactgaaacGGTTGTTTTAATATCaattgtgtttgattatgagaaaatgtgattgattgTTTGGTCATTTTATCACTGCAATCAATCTGCAATTATTTATATTAATCGGAACACATAGTTGTATTGTTGGAACTTCCACTACACTGATACTACTGATAGCTTTCACTACCTTATTGACCAGATTCCAGTGTGCAGGGAGTTTCTTTTAAAAGGTATATGTGAACATTGTGCATACATATATAGTTTGGATGCAGAAGATAAATCCATCATCTCCCAATTGTGAAGCACAAGAAAGTAACTTGCTATGTTTGTTGCAGACCCATGTCAATTACCAGGGCAGCATCCCTGTTGTCCAGGCTTTCCGCGCCGTTGTCAATGCATACTCTGACAAGCCTGGCAGAGAAAGGTATGTTGTTGAACTAGGTGTGAGTGTTTCTTTGTTACTCTTGACCGTAtgttcaaatttaaaaaaaattttgcTTTATATGAAGCAGAGCATTGGATTTGCTTGAATGCTTTTGGCCATTATTCCAGTTTGATATCACAAATGTTGATAAACCGAATCTTTACATACCAACAGTCACTTGCCAGCGGAGTGTCATTGCTTGCTTGCTAATAATTGTGTTCATCTGATTTTCTACATGTCTTGGTGTTCCAGTCACTGGCCATCTGTTAATAGTGTTCTATATATATCACCAGGGTGCTGTATGCCTCCATTGAAGGCACTAAGAACCAGACCATGGCCTACTATGGCACATCTGACAAACCTGGCCTGCACATGGTCATAGGGAGCGGCCTGGTGTCCCAGCTAACCGACACCTgtgatgcacaatgtgtgaagaagaTGCTGGATGATGAGCTGAATGAAAATACTGTCAACAAGTGGCTGGGATGGATGGTGAGCTGTTAGCATAGATGTGAATTATATTGAACTAACTCTAATAATTTAATTTGTACATAAGTAATCTTCAGCTTAAGTTCAGAAAAACTATTCAATGATTGCTGTAGATGACACACTTCCGAACTGACACTCAACCTGTAGTTTCTgtctttcaaatgtttcaacTCCTTTTTATCTTTTCAGCTTAGTGATGGTGAGAGTAGCCGTGTGAGTCAGAGACTGGGTAGTAAGGAGATAGCGGCAGCTGTGTTGCAGATGATGTTACCAGGCACACCCATCATGTACTATGGAGATGAGGTTGGCATGAAAGATGGAACCTTCACCAATGCAGACATCCTTGGAGTGAGCACCGATGTGGAGGAGTTAGTAAGTGGGACTTGTTGACTTTATGGCATTGTCTTATTCCTATAAGGTCATGGTGTGGCATCAAGTTTGGTGGAGTAATCTTAATATTAGCCAATACTCGGAAGAGGCTAAATGTACAAGAGCATGCGGTTCATATGCAATCAATTTAGCATGGTTCATGTTGATTGGCACAGTAAAGTATGGATCTGGTTTAATTCAACACTGTCAAGAAACCCCGAAACTGCAGTGGCGGTTCTCATAACACCCACACAATAACCATTCAGATATTTCACATTATTGTtgaacacttcaacaacatgCAGCTGTTACTTCCACTGACTGTGGATGAGGGCACGGCTGACCCAGTTATCTCTATACCACAGCAGtattgaaatgtcatttttgtgTTTCAGAGTCGCATGAAGTACCGAACACCCATGCAGTGGAATTCTGGTGTGAATGCTGGATTCACGGAAGCCTCTTCACCATATCTGCCAATCAATGATGCTTACAAAGATAACAATGTAGCTGTAAGTAACAGTCTAACAGTCTGTTGTACTGAAGCCTCTTCACAAGAATATGAGGATCAGTTGATCAGGATACGTTAAATGTCATGCTATTACATTCACTTTTCTATCCATGGTTAATTGATCCTGTTGTAAAGAATTTACATAATAGTTTCTCAGTAAACTTATAGAAACAATAGCAAATACTTCCATCAGTTGAATTTCAGTAACCAAATGATATTAACTTTGTGCTCACATTCAGTACCAAAATACTCACAACAGAATAAGTATTTTGAGAAATTAATGGTTAAAACTCCTTTAAGTAaagcatgtcatcgtatatGACCTGTTGTATTATCTTTCAGTCCGAAAGAGCATACTTCAGGAAAGAGTCTGTGTTTGAGAAGATTGCTGAACTGATAAAACTACGTGGTGCTGAATCTCTCCAGTTTGGTAAGACCACCACAGGACTGGTCAGCGACATGGTCTACTTTGTGCGCAAAGCTGAAGGCTTCCCAGGCTATCTGGTGGTCGTCAACTTTGGAGCATATTCTGTCAGTCATCTGTTCAAAGGAGATCTGTTCTCGGAGAAAGCTACTGTGATGTTCCACTCTCACCAGGACACGAATGGGGAGACCGTCAACCTCAAGAGCAATTACTTGGAGATACTTGGTGGCGAGGCTGCTATCCTGAAACTAGATGGTTGAAAATTCAAGACAGTGTCTTGTTCACATTAGTTGGATTTTTTTTGGAATGCCATTAGTTGAGCAACTTAACTAAAACCTTGATCTTCTCATATATCATGCTATTCATTTTCAGGTTGTTTGAGAATATGTTGgcatttgaaaatttaaaataaatattgccAAGAGACATAAAGAATTCTACGCCCTCATGTACATGTTCACACTTATGTAACTTAGGACAAcagaatattttctttgaaatgtGTCTTGAAATGTATGAGTTGTCTTTGTATAAAGGAGGTATAAGCAGATATACCTCAGTGTCTGTTCAGTGTCTGATACAATCAGTGTTGCATTAATCGAGGGCATTTAAGTTGTATTTTGATCTACAAAAACCTGCAATCCAACTCAGAATAAAAAACCTTTGAAAGCAAGTCTGGTTGAGTGTTTTATGTGGGTAAATGATGATTTATTAGTAATCAGTCTAGGTCATAAAACCATTTCATTATGGCTGTAAGGCAAATTTCAACCAGGAAGAGCTAAACTACTGGGAGACAAACATGATGTATGGTGGAAATCCAACATCGTGTCATTGACCCAGGTCATATGTCCACACAAAGCCATTCCTATGTAGAGTCTTATTTCTCCAGCTACATACAGTTGGCCATATCCACAACTTGACCTTGACCAAAACTATATCGAGAGTGTCTTATATGCAAAGGGTAAATTTGGACATATTCAATTTCATACACAAAGAACTGTGATAAGATATATTGGGAAATGTTCATAAATTATTGGGACATTCTTACACATACGACACTGGCATGGGATCTTCAGATCACTCCTTGGTGTTCAGAATATGATGTGAATAAATGGATATTGCTGTGGGGTGCCCTGAAATGTACTGTTAAATGATCATTGAAACTGGTATAAATGAAGTGTGTGCGCATACACGCACTCACACAACTTTCCCAGAAGTGTGCGCACTATTTACCATACGATCATGGTGTATTTGGAAATATTCACACCTTAGAAATTACACACTTGGGCACAAACCTTTCACACAAGTACATCAGGACAAGACCATTCTTTATGCTGGGACGTATTCAAACCTGCTGACTACCAGTAATCTATTTATGTCATCTTCACAGCACCAAACGaattgtttctgtaaatagtccAGCCTGAATATTACTTTCTTCTGATGTGGTTTGTTGATAAGCGAACTTACACACAGAAACAAGCTTGCCACAGCCATATGAGAATGAATGTGGTGttcttaagactaaccacaagtgTTGCATATATAATGGttaaatgaacaaacaaaataattaaaaatagCAAATGCTTGTGATGTGTAGAACTCTTTAGAAACCAAAGTAGGTGAACAAAGATTATTGTTTGTTAACGCCATTATGTTCAGTATACAGTACTTGTCGGTGGAAATGTGGTAGATATAATCTGACTTTAATCTTGCTTACACTTTAATTCGAACCTCCGACCAGCGTCTGGTTTTCGACAACAGGACACAGCTGTTACAGTGCATACAGCCAGTAATACTACGGGTGTACCACGTGCGTGAACGTAGTTTATGCAAATGTGACAATTCCTTCGTGTCACTTTGCTATATGGCAGGGTGCAACTGCGTTTTAGAAGGTGAACTAGCCGAGCATGAAACAGACAAGAAGGGGGAATGTGGGTGCTCGAGCTCTGCCCAGGCGTTGTCAGGCTACGGACCACTGCTCGACTTTACGAGAAGGTGGTATTTCATCAAAGAAAGGAAACGATCAGGTGTGCCCTAATGGCCGCCTCCTGGTTGGTAAGAGGTTTGATCATCCTTGACGGAAGGGCCCACAGCTAATCCCACTGCCGAGCTATTGTGGATTTAAATAAGCGACCTGACCATAGATGAGATTACGACCACATGCAAATGCTCTTTATATCCACGGTTCACCAGACGTGTTGTAGATTAACCTGAATCACTACACGCGGGGTTTATAGCCTCTGGTCGGATCACTTGGATGCCAAATGGGAAATCTTGCAATCGCAACGACATAATACGAGGTTAGAAACGGGTATAGAAGTTCTTTAGTGAAATCACCAGCAGCGCGATGTCAACAAGTGATTGTGTTATAGGAATGTAAGATGAGGGACACATCACCCTGCAGACAGTGTCTGTACGCTCCCAGTGAACTGTTGGAACCTTTATTCCCATTAAATGGAACATTTGAGTGATATACCATTCATTCAAACGGACGGACGAAGAGAGACATCGAACAAAAATGTGAGTAAATACGTTTCCGTTTACTACACAACTTAAAACCCAAAGGCTGTAATACCAATTGTTGACCAACATGGATGAAAGCGAATATTTCCTGCGAGAGTTCGTAAAAGCGCGACACAGAAACAGGGTGACTAAGATAAAACTGAAGAAGGTCGTGTCTGATATTATTCTCGCTCAGAAGGTGAGGCGCTTCATGGTCGGCATCCACCGTGCTAGTCAGAAGACATCAGACACCTCTCAGTTCAAGAGACGTTCGTCAGTGAGAATCGTGTCTCCCAGGATCGTCAAGACTCCGAAATTCACCGACAGTCGCCGAAGCATAACAGAGAGACGGGGTACCACCGACACCAAGAGGCCAAGTCTGGGTCTGCCCCAAGCTATTCCATCAGCTGGTACATGCAGGACGCCGCTGTTGACGGTCCCCTCTGACTCACGCAGAAGTTCCGTGAACAATTTCAATGCCAGCGT
Proteins encoded:
- the LOC137294059 gene encoding amino acid transporter heavy chain SLC3A1-like gives rise to the protein MSDENTNHDEKVPIKEADAVNAEVDLDDSKAKFLNGGKGMDESHVEIEVPSESNESFAGLGKDELMQYVNDPFWKRLRIILFVLFWVGWIAMLAAAIIIIVLAPRCAYRPDLKWYNKEVVYSVYPKSFMDSDKDGKGDLEGINSKSAYITDDVGAKVLSLGSIYKKDTGNGIIDHKDVDPVLGSIEQLDAMLAKFKKTGVKIVLDFVPNHTSKNSTWFMESRKDKSSKYADYYVWADAKNGGPPNNWKNVNGGSAWQLDSTRNQYYLCQTGPEYPDLNLENSDVMMEMKEVLKFWLGRGIAGFNLKDASLLVENLNTTDPDDESTHVNYQGSIPVVQAFRAVVNAYSDKPGRERVLYASIEGTKNQTMAYYGTSDKPGLHMVIGSGLVSQLTDTCDAQCVKKMLDDELNENTVNKWLGWMLSDGESSRVSQRLGSKEIAAAVLQMMLPGTPIMYYGDEVGMKDGTFTNADILGVSTDVEELSRMKYRTPMQWNSGVNAGFTEASSPYLPINDAYKDNNVASERAYFRKESVFEKIAELIKLRGAESLQFGKTTTGLVSDMVYFVRKAEGFPGYLVVVNFGAYSVSHLFKGDLFSEKATVMFHSHQDTNGETVNLKSNYLEILGGEAAILKLDG